In Thalassotalea fonticola, a single genomic region encodes these proteins:
- a CDS encoding M23 family metallopeptidase codes for MNYKFLILVLSLFVLISCNSTTAKIDKSCLAQNSERFVEPEQSKYNLPFGVGESYELRQGNCTFHTHSVEYKSEFAFDFVMDVGTPIHAARSGQVAAIEDRFFDSNNKESDFNYIAIAHKDGTFAFYIHLTNSGVTVELGEVINQGDVIGYSGDTGMESIPHLHFHVIETNEGCFKNDVIGSCSTIPISFKNANPNDKILMQGIIYTAM; via the coding sequence ATGAATTATAAATTTTTAATACTCGTACTTAGTTTATTTGTTCTCATATCATGTAACTCAACTACTGCAAAAATTGATAAAAGTTGTTTAGCACAAAACTCAGAACGATTTGTAGAACCAGAGCAATCAAAATACAATCTACCTTTTGGTGTAGGTGAAAGTTATGAATTGCGCCAAGGAAATTGTACATTCCATACGCACTCTGTAGAGTACAAAAGTGAATTTGCTTTTGACTTTGTAATGGATGTTGGTACTCCTATCCATGCTGCTCGCTCAGGTCAAGTTGCCGCAATAGAAGATCGCTTTTTTGATAGTAATAATAAAGAAAGTGATTTCAATTACATTGCAATAGCTCACAAAGATGGGACATTTGCTTTTTACATTCATCTCACAAACAGTGGTGTAACTGTTGAATTAGGAGAAGTGATAAACCAAGGGGATGTAATTGGCTATAGCGGTGACACAGGGATGGAGTCAATTCCTCATTTACATTTTCATGTTATAGAAACAAATGAAGGTTGTTTTAAAAATGATGTTATCGGTTCATGCTCTACGATTCCAATATCTTTTAAAAATGCTAATCCAAATGACAAAATACTTATGCAAGGGATAATTTACACCGCAATGTAG
- the lysS gene encoding lysine--tRNA ligase, which yields MTEQAKDENKLIAERRGKLDNIRENCPANGHPNDFNREHYAADIQAEHGDKTKEELEELQVTYAVAGRVMAKRGPFLVLQDMSGRIQAYAEKAVQKDIKARWGLLDIGDIIGVKGVLHKSGKGDLYVNMEEYSLLTKSLRPLPEKFHGLSDQEMKYRQRYVDLIINEKTRDTFQVRSQIVSGIRNFLTERGFMEVETPMLQVIPGGATAKPFETFHNALDIDMFLRIAPELYLKRLVVGGFEKVFEINRNFRNEGLSTRHNPEFTMIEFYQAYADYNDLMNLTEDMLRTLAENVMGNSVIRNTVKNAEGEVTEEKFYDFGQPFERLSMMDAVIKHGPHLDADVIKDPEGRFDELKAIAKQVGVKEPEGKNVWGPGKYLCEIFEEVAEHKLDQPTFITEYPWEVSPLARRNDDNSFITDRFEFFVGGRELANGFSELNDAEDQAARFKKQVEEKDAGDDEAMHFDEDYITALEYGLPPTAGEGIGIDRLVMLFTDSPTIKDVILFPHMRPVAE from the coding sequence ATGACAGAACAAGCTAAAGACGAAAACAAATTAATCGCTGAACGTCGCGGTAAATTAGACAACATTCGTGAAAACTGCCCAGCTAATGGCCACCCAAATGATTTTAATCGTGAGCATTACGCTGCCGATATTCAAGCTGAACATGGTGATAAAACCAAAGAAGAGCTGGAAGAGTTACAAGTAACTTATGCTGTAGCTGGTCGAGTGATGGCTAAGCGTGGCCCGTTCTTAGTGTTACAGGATATGTCTGGCCGCATTCAAGCTTACGCTGAAAAGGCCGTACAAAAAGATATTAAAGCGCGCTGGGGCTTATTAGATATTGGCGACATTATCGGTGTTAAAGGTGTGCTACATAAATCAGGTAAAGGCGATTTGTATGTGAATATGGAAGAATATTCACTATTAACTAAGTCATTACGTCCATTACCAGAAAAATTCCACGGTTTGTCAGATCAAGAAATGAAATATCGTCAGCGTTATGTTGATTTGATCATTAACGAAAAAACTCGTGATACCTTCCAAGTGCGTTCACAAATAGTTAGCGGTATCCGTAACTTCTTAACTGAACGTGGTTTTATGGAAGTTGAAACGCCAATGCTACAAGTGATCCCTGGTGGCGCAACGGCCAAGCCATTTGAAACATTCCACAATGCATTAGACATTGATATGTTCTTGCGTATTGCACCAGAGCTTTATCTTAAGCGTTTAGTGGTTGGTGGTTTTGAAAAAGTATTCGAAATTAACCGTAACTTCCGTAATGAAGGTTTGTCTACTCGTCATAACCCAGAATTCACTATGATCGAATTCTATCAGGCATACGCTGATTACAACGACTTAATGAACCTTACCGAAGACATGTTACGTACATTGGCAGAAAATGTAATGGGTAATTCAGTTATTCGTAATACAGTTAAAAATGCTGAAGGCGAAGTGACTGAAGAGAAGTTCTACGATTTCGGCCAACCATTTGAGCGTTTATCTATGATGGATGCAGTCATTAAACATGGTCCTCACTTAGATGCAGATGTAATTAAAGATCCTGAAGGTCGTTTTGACGAGCTTAAAGCAATTGCTAAACAAGTAGGCGTTAAAGAGCCTGAAGGTAAAAACGTTTGGGGCCCTGGTAAGTACTTATGTGAGATCTTCGAAGAAGTTGCTGAGCATAAACTTGATCAACCTACTTTCATTACAGAGTACCCTTGGGAAGTATCACCACTTGCTCGTCGTAATGATGACAACTCATTCATCACAGACCGTTTCGAATTCTTCGTTGGCGGCCGTGAATTAGCAAATGGTTTCTCTGAGCTTAACGATGCTGAAGATCAAGCCGCTCGCTTTAAAAAGCAAGTTGAAGAAAAAGATGCTGGCGATGATGAAGCAATGCACTTTGATGAAGACTACATCACGGCCCTTGAGTATGGTTTACCACCAACTGCAGGTGAAGGTATCGGTATTGATCGCTTAGTTATGTTATTTACTGACTCTCCAACAATTAAAGACGTTATTTTATTCCCACATATGCGTCCTGTTGCTGAATAA
- a CDS encoding PQQ-dependent sugar dehydrogenase, with product MSKSSQKFNAQLYIEDSGIPWGMAWLPNGDLLITMRSGELKVVKQGKLKADKISGLPDIEAGGQGGLLDIVLHPEYVNNGWIYISYAKADGKGSKSTAIMRAKLKGMALTEQEDIYIADAYSDKGVHFGSRLAFDNQGYLYFSIGDRGQRDVNPQDINRDAGKVYRLHADGRIPADNPFIKNSLSKKAIYSYGHRNPQGMAKHPVTGEIWTHEHGPRGGDEVNIIGKSKNYGWPEISYGINYSGTSFTDLTKKEGMEQPLWYWDPSIAPSGMAFVTSDKYPQWQGNVLIGSLKFGYVVMLTLDGNNVVKEEIVKDKLTRVRNIKQGPDGYIYVAVDGQGIYKLVPET from the coding sequence ATGAGTAAATCAAGCCAAAAGTTTAATGCACAGTTATACATCGAAGATTCTGGGATACCTTGGGGAATGGCTTGGTTACCAAATGGCGACTTGTTAATTACTATGCGCAGTGGTGAGTTAAAAGTAGTGAAGCAAGGAAAGCTCAAAGCCGATAAAATTTCCGGCTTACCAGATATCGAAGCAGGCGGACAAGGTGGTTTGCTTGATATAGTTTTACACCCTGAATATGTCAATAATGGCTGGATTTATATTTCTTATGCCAAAGCTGACGGTAAAGGAAGTAAGAGCACCGCCATCATGCGCGCTAAATTAAAAGGTATGGCGTTAACAGAGCAAGAAGATATATATATTGCTGACGCTTATAGCGATAAAGGTGTTCACTTTGGCAGTCGGTTAGCATTTGATAACCAAGGCTATTTATATTTCTCAATTGGTGACAGAGGGCAAAGAGATGTTAATCCACAGGATATTAATCGTGATGCAGGTAAAGTATATCGATTGCATGCGGATGGCCGCATTCCTGCTGACAACCCATTCATTAAGAATAGTCTTTCTAAAAAAGCTATTTACTCCTATGGTCACCGAAACCCTCAAGGTATGGCAAAGCATCCCGTCACAGGTGAAATCTGGACTCATGAACACGGACCCCGTGGCGGCGATGAAGTTAATATCATCGGCAAAAGTAAAAATTATGGTTGGCCAGAAATTAGCTACGGTATTAATTACTCAGGTACATCATTCACCGACTTAACCAAAAAGGAAGGCATGGAACAACCGTTGTGGTACTGGGATCCATCAATAGCGCCATCAGGTATGGCGTTTGTTACCAGTGATAAATATCCTCAATGGCAGGGGAATGTACTTATAGGCTCATTGAAGTTTGGTTATGTGGTCATGTTAACTTTGGATGGCAATAACGTTGTCAAAGAAGAGATAGTTAAAGATAAGCTTACTCGTGTTAGGAATATTAAACAGGGTCCAGATGGTTACATTTACGTTGCTGTTGATGGGCAGGGAATTTATAAGTTAGTACCTGAAACGTAA